A genomic stretch from bacterium includes:
- a CDS encoding metallophosphoesterase, with translation GGGLRTVYRTPNELADEIFAAKVEAVGEVDVLCAHIPPDVPELLFDTVARRMERGSQALLDAVKTTQPRYMLFGHVHQPLATRLRIGQTECINVGHFRATGTPYALEW, from the coding sequence CGGCGGCGGGCTGCGCACGGTGTACCGGACGCCGAACGAACTGGCCGACGAGATCTTCGCGGCCAAGGTGGAGGCGGTCGGCGAGGTGGATGTGCTGTGCGCGCACATCCCGCCCGACGTGCCGGAGCTGCTGTTCGACACGGTGGCGCGCAGGATGGAGCGCGGCAGCCAGGCCCTGCTGGACGCGGTTAAGACGACGCAGCCGCGGTACATGTTGTTCGGGCACGTACACCAGCCGCTCGCCACCCGGCTCCGGATCGGCCAGACCGAATGCATCAACGTGGGGCATTTCCGCGCTACCGGGACGCCCTACGCCCTCGAGTGGTAA